A single Pseudomonas putida DNA region contains:
- a CDS encoding TolC family protein produces MPVSTFKSLSTVTALGLLLGACSAFEPKPYTEDEMRQRVIDDQARMYMEQEPVNGPITFYEASARALKYNLDYRLKLLESALASDLRDVSSHEMLPRLVASAGYAGRNNDSGGTSIGIEDRQISLRPSTSEERYRTLYSLGLSWSLLDFGVAYFRTQQKNDQMLMAEERREKVAQNVLQDVRNAYWRALGAQRLLPEVDGLLMRTHRALTAAREAEGKGLLPRQDILAYQRALLDSVYMLTVRRQDLEFARAELAALMSLPPNTRMVLADTREQPLPLLDGNLEKLERLSLEHRPEIMEEWYRKRVSMNDLKIAKAQLWPNVSFNYGYEYDSNKYLYNNDWNQTGINVSMNLLRLLQYPDITAAEKSQEKTDDMRRTALSMAILTQVRVGVLRYQLARQEVDFADESLRVDQSLLNYAQSSRSAALGSDLELIRAEGRLLLSRYQREAAYSDAQAAWGRLYNSVGFQVMPKEIAQHDVKTLAREIQRTVEQQTQDNLLAAEH; encoded by the coding sequence ATGCCAGTATCGACATTCAAAAGCCTGAGCACCGTTACCGCCCTCGGCCTGCTGCTGGGCGCCTGTTCCGCTTTCGAGCCCAAGCCCTACACCGAGGACGAGATGCGCCAGCGGGTGATTGACGACCAGGCGCGCATGTACATGGAACAGGAGCCGGTCAACGGGCCGATCACGTTCTACGAAGCATCGGCGCGCGCCCTGAAATACAACCTCGACTACCGCCTTAAACTGCTCGAAAGCGCACTGGCCTCGGACCTGCGCGATGTTTCCAGCCACGAGATGCTGCCACGCCTGGTCGCCTCCGCGGGTTATGCCGGGCGCAACAACGATTCCGGCGGCACCTCCATCGGCATCGAAGATCGCCAGATCAGCTTGCGCCCGTCGACGTCCGAAGAGCGTTACCGCACGTTGTACAGCCTCGGGCTGTCCTGGAGCCTGCTGGACTTCGGGGTCGCCTACTTCCGCACGCAGCAGAAGAACGACCAGATGCTGATGGCCGAGGAGCGCCGCGAGAAGGTTGCACAGAACGTGCTGCAGGACGTGCGCAATGCTTATTGGCGCGCACTGGGCGCCCAACGCCTGCTACCCGAGGTGGACGGCTTGCTGATGCGCACCCACCGCGCCTTGACTGCCGCCCGCGAAGCCGAAGGTAAAGGCCTGCTGCCGCGCCAGGACATCCTCGCCTACCAGCGCGCCTTGCTCGATTCGGTCTACATGCTCACCGTGCGCCGCCAGGACCTGGAATTCGCCCGCGCCGAGCTGGCCGCGCTGATGTCGCTGCCGCCGAACACCCGCATGGTGCTGGCCGACACCCGCGAACAGCCGTTGCCGCTGCTCGATGGCAACCTGGAGAAGCTCGAGCGGCTATCACTGGAGCACCGGCCGGAGATCATGGAAGAGTGGTACCGCAAGCGCGTGAGCATGAACGACCTGAAGATCGCCAAGGCCCAACTTTGGCCCAACGTGAGTTTCAACTATGGGTACGAGTACGACTCCAACAAGTACCTGTACAACAACGACTGGAACCAGACCGGCATCAATGTCTCGATGAACCTGTTGCGCCTGCTGCAGTACCCTGACATCACTGCGGCGGAAAAAAGCCAGGAAAAGACCGACGACATGCGCCGCACGGCGTTGTCCATGGCCATTCTGACCCAGGTGCGGGTCGGCGTGCTGCGTTACCAGCTGGCACGTCAGGAGGTGGACTTCGCCGACGAAAGCCTGCGCGTCGACCAGAGCCTGCTCAACTACGCGCAATCGTCGCGCAGCGCGGCCTTGGGTAGTGATCTGGAACTGATCCGTGCCGAAGGCCGTCTGCTGTTGTCGCGCTATCAGCGCGAGGCGGCCTACTCCGATGCTCAGGCTGCCTGGGGGCGGTTGTACAACTCGGTCGGCTTCCAGGTCATGCCCAAGGAAATCGCCCAGCATGACGTGAAGACGCTGGCGCGGGAAATCCAGCGTACCGTGGAGCAACAGACCCAGGACAACCTTCTGGCAGCTGAGCACTAG
- a CDS encoding mechanosensitive ion channel family protein gives MAPRRARKWLLLAGILFAWVAIASEPLGSATDGVPDVPADLRVANRTIITLQATLLGETPAGRVQRAAAVINEALQGTDELQVRIDPIVNSQLIILDGRRAFIVAPQDLGVDGGDTRVAAEHAVANLQRVIDETRQARSLRFLLSAAGLSLLATLIYLVLIKGANYARLKLRALLPALMRSRAREIKVGQLSLFDMQYVYYFIDRLLRLMYWVVVLLLSYEWLSYVLSRFPYTRPWGESLNVYLYDMLRLLMDGVVNAIPGIAVAVMIFFIARGVSGFSRRLLERLARPGTLKWLTAETLQPTTRLTSLAIWLFALVMAYPYLPGAGTDAFKGLSVLLGLMISLGASSVVGQAAAGLILTYSHTLKAGEYVRIGEHEGTVTEVGMFNTTIRTGLGEVLTLPNSMITGSVTKNYSRVGQGAGYIVDTVVTIGYDTPWRQVEAILVEAAERTEGILRTPRPQVFQTGLSDFYPEYRLVAKATPEQPKPRAELLSMLHANIQDGFNAYGVQIMSPHYQHDPASEKWVPRDKWYSAPARSPGAGPDDRTSAES, from the coding sequence ATGGCACCCCGACGTGCACGCAAATGGCTTTTGCTGGCAGGGATCCTGTTCGCATGGGTGGCGATCGCCAGCGAACCGCTGGGCAGCGCCACCGATGGTGTCCCCGACGTGCCGGCCGACCTGCGGGTGGCCAACCGCACGATCATCACACTGCAGGCGACCTTGCTCGGCGAAACCCCGGCGGGCAGGGTTCAACGGGCAGCCGCGGTGATCAACGAGGCACTGCAGGGTACCGATGAGCTGCAGGTACGCATCGATCCGATCGTCAATAGCCAGCTGATCATCCTGGACGGCCGCCGTGCCTTTATCGTTGCGCCGCAGGACCTGGGCGTGGACGGCGGCGATACCCGCGTGGCGGCCGAGCACGCAGTGGCGAACCTGCAACGGGTGATCGATGAGACCCGCCAGGCGCGCAGCCTGCGCTTTCTGCTGAGCGCTGCCGGCCTGTCGTTGCTGGCCACGCTGATCTACCTGGTGTTGATCAAGGGCGCGAATTACGCCCGTCTCAAGCTGCGGGCCTTGCTGCCAGCCTTGATGCGCAGCCGGGCGCGGGAGATCAAGGTCGGGCAACTGTCGCTGTTCGACATGCAGTATGTGTATTACTTCATCGATCGCCTGTTACGCCTGATGTACTGGGTGGTGGTCCTGCTGCTCAGCTACGAATGGCTGAGCTATGTGCTGTCGCGCTTCCCCTATACCCGACCATGGGGGGAGAGCCTCAACGTCTATCTGTACGACATGCTCAGGTTGCTGATGGATGGCGTGGTCAATGCCATCCCGGGCATTGCGGTGGCCGTGATGATCTTTTTCATCGCCCGGGGCGTCAGCGGGTTCAGCCGCCGCTTGCTCGAGCGCCTGGCGCGGCCCGGCACGCTGAAATGGCTGACGGCAGAAACCCTGCAGCCGACCACGCGCCTGACTTCGCTGGCCATCTGGCTGTTCGCGCTGGTCATGGCCTACCCGTACCTGCCGGGCGCAGGTACAGACGCTTTCAAGGGGCTGTCGGTGTTGCTCGGCCTGATGATTTCCCTAGGCGCGTCCAGTGTGGTGGGGCAGGCGGCCGCCGGGCTCATCCTGACCTATTCGCACACGCTCAAGGCGGGTGAGTATGTGCGAATAGGCGAGCATGAGGGCACGGTAACCGAGGTGGGTATGTTCAACACCACCATCCGCACGGGGCTTGGCGAAGTATTGACGCTGCCGAACTCGATGATCACCGGGTCAGTGACCAAAAACTACTCGCGGGTCGGGCAGGGCGCTGGCTATATCGTCGACACGGTGGTGACGATCGGCTATGACACCCCTTGGCGCCAGGTAGAGGCGATCCTGGTGGAGGCGGCAGAGCGTACCGAGGGCATCCTGCGCACGCCAAGGCCCCAGGTGTTCCAGACCGGGTTGTCCGACTTCTATCCGGAGTACCGCTTGGTCGCCAAGGCAACGCCGGAGCAGCCCAAGCCCCGGGCAGAGTTGCTGAGTATGCTGCACGCAAACATCCAGGACGGTTTCAACGCCTACGGTGTCCAGATCATGTCGCCGCACTATCAACATGACCCGGCCAGCGAAAAATGGGTGCCACGGGATAAATGGTATTCGGCTCCGGCACGTAGCCCAGGTGCCGGGCCGGATGACCGAACATCAGCCGAGAGCTAG